CCCAAAAGGCATCTCCGGCAGCCCTGGAATGCTTTGCAGCTGTTTGACAGCAGTAGGCACGAGGGCGATCACCCCGATCAGCCCTGCCAGCAAGAGAACGAGAAAAACCTTGCCATAGCTGGATTTACGCGGCATTTCATGTTTCATCAGCGAGACTCCTCCACTTTTCGATAGACCAGGTACGAGTACCCGACAGGGATAATCGCGGAGATGAGGAGGAGGATCAGCATCGGCCAGCTGCTCCCGCGCCCAAACGGCAGGAAGGCCGAGAGAATCATCAGTCCCCCCGCGATCACCCAGATCGGGCCGGAAATGCGGTGTGTTTTGCGCCAGACCTCGGGATGCGCCAGGGTCCAAGGCGTCCGGATGCCCAGAAAATAGTTGCTCCGCAGCTGCGGCAGATAATTGCCGATGACCAGCCAGGCCAGGCCCAGCAGCAATTTGGCAAACACTTCGGCTCCCACCGGTTTGATGCCCAGATTATACAGCAGCAGATGGGTGAACGTGCCGCCGAGGATCAGGGCGACCAGCACCTGGATCATGCTGTAGGCTTTAGCAAACTTCGCGTAATTTTCTTTTTTGGGATCGATCTTCCGGGCCAGCGGCAACCCCCATCACGATCGCGCTGAGCAGCACATAGGCCGGAAAAAAGGTTTGTTTGCTCTGATAGCCGTCCGGCTCTCCAGTGGGGCCAAAGTGGATCGCCAGCTGGTCAGGCAAATCCTGATAGGCATAGATTCCCATCAGTATGGGGACGAGCAGAATTACCAGCGCAATGATTCGATTCATTTTTGTTCATTCCCCCCCATGCTTTTCCCGTCGATAATCTCCAGAAACCAGCCCATGACATCCTGGACCACCGTCGTATTCAGCGAGTAGATGATATTTTGCCCCTGACGCTCATCGAGCACGAGCTTTGCCTGCTTGAGCGTATTCAGATGATGGGAGATGCTGGGCTTCGTCATCGCGAAGTGTTCGGCAATTTCCCCCGCGGTGAGATCTCTCTCCTTCAGCAGCCGGATGATCTGGCGGCGCGTCGGGTCAGCCAGGGC
This sequence is a window from Brevibacillus composti. Protein-coding genes within it:
- a CDS encoding DUF1648 domain-containing protein; the protein is MNRIIALVILLVPILMGIYAYQDLPDQLAIHFGPTGEPDGYQSKQTFFPAYVLLSAIVMGVAAGPEDRSQKRKLREVC
- a CDS encoding autorepressor SdpR family transcription factor, with the protein product MNDTFKALADPTRRQIIRLLKERDLTAGEIAEHFAMTKPSISHHLNTLKQAKLVLDERQGQNIIYSLNTTVVQDVMGWFLEIIDGKSMGGNEQK
- a CDS encoding SdpI family protein, whose translation is MIQVLVALILGGTFTHLLLYNLGIKPVGAEVFAKLLLGLAWLVIGNYLPQLRSNYFLGIRTPWTLAHPEVWRKTHRISGPIWVIAGGLMILSAFLPFGRGSSWPMLILLLISAIIPVGYSYLVYRKVEESR